A stretch of Suncus etruscus isolate mSunEtr1 chromosome 9, mSunEtr1.pri.cur, whole genome shotgun sequence DNA encodes these proteins:
- the ZSWIM1 gene encoding zinc finger SWIM domain-containing protein 1 encodes MALEMLNELLVGDPHPPLLLYQVSKTCQLDTLNYQSCSMQGIFARFPEVLFIHRTYNPWGKVLYTFLVDGPQVQLEGHLARTVYFAIPAKEDAEDLAQMFQVFKKFNPLWERVCTILVDPHFLPLPTLAMEFPTAEVLLSAFHICKFLQGKFYQLALEQPVEQVLLASLQSTMCSATASNLRKLYTLLCTCIPPSQLSELHSHWLLNDRIWLAHRWRSRAESSRYFQGLEVTTRVLSLSFGASPSVEQGMATLLRYMQQKTEGKASFSLGGSPTGHHGPSDLNPESPGQLVEARIQHSLNAICTGPAAQLCLGELAVVQKSVHLIGSGSEKMNIQILEDKHRVQAQPLASCSCYFNKVFHLPCRHILAMLSARGQVLQPDMLPATWTAGQAASLDNILHSKCSEALDKHLAVALLTEEVGQLLQHCSPEEFARRYSTLRELADSWIGPYEQVQL; translated from the coding sequence ATGGCTCTGGAAATGCTAAATGAGCTCCTCGTAGGTGACCCACACCCACCTCTGCTGTTGTATCAGGTCAGCAAGACTTGCCAGTTAGATACCCTCAACTATCAGAGCTGCTCTATGCAGGGCATCTTTGCACGTTTCCCTGAGGTCTTATTCATTCATCGTACCTACAACCCCTGGGGTAAGGTGTTATATACCTTCCTGGTGGATGGGCCTCAGGTGCAGCTGGAGGGTCATCTCGCCCGGACAGTCTATTTTGCTATACCTGCCAAGGAGGATGCAGAAGACCTGGCCCAGATGTTCCAAGTGTTCAAGAAGTTTAACCCCCTGTGGGAACGAGTTTGCACCATCTTGGTGGACCCGCATTTCCTCCCCCTGCCCACTCTGGCTATGGAGTTCCCCACAGCAGAAGTCCTGCTCTCAGCCTTTCACATCTGTAAGTTCCTCCAAGGCAAATTCTATCAGTTGGCCCTGGAACAGCCTGTGGAGCAGGTGCTGCTGGCCTCCCTCCAGAGCaccatgtgctctgccacagccAGCAACCTTCGGAAGCTGTACACGCTCCTGTGCACCTGCATCCCCCCTTCACAGCTGTCCGAGCTCCACTCCCACTGGCTACTCAATGACCGCATCTGGCTGGCCCACCGCTGGAGAAGCCGAGCTGAGAGTAGCCGCTATTTTCAGGGCCTGGAGGTCACCACTCGTGTCCTCAGTCTGTCCTTTGGCGCCAGCCCATCTGTGGAACAAGGCATGGCCACTCTCCTCCGCTACATGCAGCAGAAAACCGAAGGCAAGGCAAGCTTCAGTCTTGGTGGGAGTCCCACCGGGCATCATGGCCCTTCAGACTTGAACCCCGAAAGCCCCGGGCAGTTGGTGGAGGCCCGCATCCAGCACTCCCTCAATGCCATCTGCACAGGGCCGGCTGCCCAGCTGTGTCTGGGTGAGCTTGCAGTGGTACAGAAATCTGTGCACCTTATCGGCTCAGGCTCAGAGAAGATGAACATCCAGATCCTGGAGGACAAGCACAGGGTGCAGGCCCAGCCCCTGGCCAGCTGCAGCTGCTACTTCAACAAGGTTTTCCACCTGCCCTGCCGCCATATCCTCGCCATGCTCAGTGCCCGTGGGCAGGTACTCCAGCCAGACATGCTGCCGGCTACGTGGACAGCAGGCCAAGCTGCCAGCCTAGACAACATCCTGCACAGCAAATGCAGTGAGGCATTAGACAAACACTTGGCAGTGGCTCTCCTCACTGAGGAGGTGGGGCAGCTCCTCCAACACTGCAGCCCCGAGGAGTTTGCAAGACGCTATAGCACCCTGCGAGAACTGGCTGACAGCTGGATTGGCCCTTATGAGCAGGTCCAGCTGTGA
- the SPATA25 gene encoding spermatogenesis-associated protein 25 has product MSHFMSPQSHPSSLWSSGQGGAAPSSSLHLSSPIETAMVASGELGPLSQKAEQVTPAAQAWGPVLTMPEARGCPGGASWEPLQLKESGQYRHQLPPGWQLEPLGREDACSRSRGSHRGAPHRTGPLLLCGVSPGLLPMASEASPKPDICILTLAMMIAGIPTVPVPGLREEDLIRAAQAFMMAHPEPEGAMEGAQAWEQECAHPAPGQMSLVRPRRGQAPGSYL; this is encoded by the exons ATGTCCCATTTCATGTCTCCACAGTCTCATCCTTCTAGTCTTTGGTCTTCTGGCCAAG GTGGGGCTGCTCCAAGTTCGTCCCTTCACCTCTCTAGTCCTATAGAGACAGCGATGGTGGCCTCTGGTGAACTAGGCCCACTAAGCCAGAAAGCTGAGCAGGTGACCCCTGCTGCCCAAGCCTGGGGACCAGTCCTGACAATGCCAGAAGCCAGGGGCTGCCCTGGGGGGGCTAGCTGGGAGCCACTTCAGCTGAAGGAGTCTGGCCAATACCGTCACCAGTTGCCCCCCGGGTGGCAGCTAGAGCCCCTGGGCCGGGAGGATGCTTGCTCCAGAAGCAGAGGTTCTCATCGGGGAGCCCCTCACAGGACTGGACCCCTGCTGCTGTGTGGAGTGTCCCCGGGGTTGCTGCCGATGGCCTCTGAGGCTAGCCCGAAGCCTGACATCTGCATCCTTACCCTGGCCATGATGATCGCTGGCATCCCCACCGTGCCCGTCCCAGGTCTGCGGGAAGAGGACCTGATCCGGGCGGCTCAAGCTTTCATGATGGCCCATCCCGAGCCCGAGGGGGCTATGGAGGGGGCACAAGCTTGGGAGCAGGAGTGTGCGCACCCTGCCCCTGGGCAGATGTCCCTAGTGAGGCCCAGGAGAGGCCAAGCTCCTGGTTCCTACTTGTAG
- the NEURL2 gene encoding neuralized-like protein 2: MAAVSGPTVLGVPRRPEPPPTRFHPVHGANIRVDPSGMRATRVESFAHGVCFSREPLVAGQVFLVEIEEKELGWCGHLRLGLTALNPASLAAVPEFSLPDLVSLGHTWVFAITRHHNRVPPEDHHQGPEAAAPRRPPALLEEPYLCVEQFRIPRDRLVGRSQPGLYSHLLDQLYEFNVLPPTARRSRLGVLFCPRPDGTADMHIIINGEDMGPSARGLPAAQPLYAVVDVFASTKSVRLVQVEYGLPSLQTLCRLVIQRNVVHRLAIDGLHLPRGLKDFCKYE; this comes from the exons ATGGCTGCCGTCTCCGGCCCCACTGTTTTGGGTGTACCCCGGCGACCCGAACCTCCGCCCACCCGTTTCCACCCGGTGCACGGCGCCAACATCCGCGTGGATCCCTCCGGGATGCGGGCCACGCGCGTGGAGAGCTTCGCGCACGGCGTGTGCTTCAGCCGGGAGCCGCTGGTGGCGGGCCAGGTCTTCCTGGTGGAGATCGAGGAGAAGGAGCTGGGCTGGTGCGGGCACCTGCGTCTGGGCCTGACTGCGCTGAACCCCGCGAGCCTGGCTGCCGTGCCCGAGTTCTCGCTGCCCGATCTGGTCAGCCTCGGCCACACTTGGGTCTTCGCCATCACTCGCCACCATAACCGTGTGCCCCCTGAAGACCACCACCAGGGCCCGGAGGCAGCTGCCCCCCGCCGCCCCCCAGCCCTCCTGGAGGAACCCTATCTGTGCGTCGAGCAGTTTCGCATCCCCCGCGACCGGCTGGTGGGCCGTAGCCAGCCGGGGCTCTACAGTCACCTCCTGGACCAGCTCTATGAGTTCAACGTGCTGCCTCCCACCGCGCGACGCAGCCGCCTGGGTGTTCTCTTCTGCCCGCGCCCTGATGGCACTGCCGACATGCACATCATCATCAATGGCGAGGACATGGGCCCCAGCGCCCGGGGACTGCCGGCCGCCCAGCCCCTCTATGCAGTGGTGGATGTGTTTGCCTCCACCAAGAGCGTGAGACTGGTTCAAGTGGAGTATGGCT TGCCCTCCCTGCAGACGCTGTGCCGCCTAGTGATCCAGAGGAATGTGGTACACCGCTTGGCCATTGATGGGCTCCACTTGCCCAGAGGACTTAAGGATTTCTGCAAGTATGAGTAA